The DNA segment tctgtaacctatttcttttttcctcttcagcagtcttttccctgcttactgctgttactctgttttcttctccttttgcaAAAATGTTATACTTTAGACTGGTCTAGTTTACTTGTCTGCATTCTTTTCTCACCTTCCTGCATTTATTCTGATGCCAGtaacttctttaatttctttaaccACAAAAACCTACAGTATAGGCCATCTTAGTTTATTCTAATGCTTATATTTTAATCTGTTCATACACACCAAAGCTTTACACATATTTTATTATGCCTGAACATACAAAGGAAGGTCTTGTCAGCATTTCTTCTGTACTTAATTAGCAATTTTAGAAATCACGGTTTTGCTATCTAGCATACTAGATTTCAGATGTCTTTTTCACTCCAACTAATATTCAAGGAGTTAAACTCTCTTCCTGTAACGCTTAGGGAACAGTAAGCTTTGATCTCTGAAAGTGTAAGTACATCACAGAGACAAGGCACATCTGGGTTCCTGGGTACTTAGAAAATGTCTCTGTACTACTTATGTACATAAAAGTGTCTTCACTTTTAAGAAGCATTTGGTTACAGAGCTACTGATCATGCTAATGGAATCCAGCCTTACAGATGGATTTAAGGTAGTTTAGTTATAGATACAGCCAGTTGTGCCAGTTGGTACATTAAAAACACCAATAGCATGAATAatgttgaaaggaaaaagattttctAAGTAGGTAGTAATTAAAAATGATTGCAAAATTTACTTCTTTGTAATTTAACTAGCCTTAATTTAACTTCAATTTAAATATGCAATTCACAAGACATTTTGGCAAATTCACAGGACAATTCAGAAATGTTGATATCTAGCAAAAACACTGGGGACCATAGCTACAAAGTCATCTGATTTAAGATCACTCTTCTTAAAAAGAACACAGTGGTAGCTAAAATCTTCCTGTATGGAATGTAGTAAACTTTGTCTTCCAGTGacaactttccttttctttttttttttttttttttttttacatttgacAACATCTGCAGTGCACATGCAACTTCAAAACAAAGTTAGTCTGCTTTAAATATAGAATAGTGCATTTGAAACataaaggagtaaaataaaataaaattaaaaaaatccacaacaacTTAAATTGCTATGAAGATTAAAGTCTGGCCAGCCAGTTACCTTGATTACAATCAATAACATTGCAAAATTCCCTGACATTATTTTCATTGATCTCTGCTTGTTTCCTCTCGATGAAGGCTGATATCCGCCTGTCAATCTGCAGGTAATAAACACGATGGTATGTTTCTATTTCAGTCTTAACATTTAAAATTTAGAAAAGCCTTTTTActagtattattattattattattattttcaaattTAGATTCAAATCACTTacttctgcttttccagcttTTATCTGGACCACTTCTGGATCAAAATGAATATAAGCCTCCTTTGTATCTCCCAGGTCATAAGCTGCATACTTTTCTTCAGTCTGACATTTACCATCATAAACATCTAAACTTGTTTCACAagtttggctttctgttttacCTGCAGGTTCAATATGGCCTATGTTTTCCTCTTTAATCAATGACTGGAGTTTTTCTAAAAGAGGCTGAACAAAGAAAACGTTATGTTaggttaaaacaaaaccaaagcaaaacagtaaaaagaaaaaaaaaaaacaataaaaagcaaaaagccaaGTGCTATTAAATTTTCTGTAACAGACCGCTGGAAATAATTTTAGGAATTACTACATCTGCCtctgacagagcacaggaataAAATTTTTAAGAAGCAAAAAAGCTATAGTTCCAAAATCTGTGTACATCGTGATGCCAGCCTTATTGACCTGTGCCTTTTACAGTTTGTCTAGGAAAACTCCCAAATTTCTGTAAAAATCTGCCCTGCTACTACTAAATCAAAGCTTCAACCACTGGCACCAATGCCACTTAATTAACATGTCATTCAAATGCCTACTCAGAACAGTAAGTCTTAGTATTTTTCCTCCTTAACATGAAAGCCAATGCTTTCCCACTGTACAGCCTTTACTTTATCACCACAGCACTACATTCTCCACTTGAAACTGCAGTTGCCCAAGTGAATGAGAGAAAACAGACATGAAATACATAGGCATTAACCTGAACACATGCTTTTCTTGACACGGTTGATTATCTACTTAGGTCATGAAATTAAATGAGAGAAGGCACTGACATTGGCAGCAGCAAAAAATAAACCCTTATTCTACTGCAATAACTCTTGCACAAGATGGAATAACAAACCCTCAGTAAATAGATATATATCAcaccctccccctttttttttttttgccacttcCATCTAGTCGAAATTTCACTGctttagtttgttgttttttttttttttaaggcaatgAGATTTTTACCAGCCACTACTACTTGCAGCGTTCTTACAGTTGAATGTAATTTTTACTTGCTTTTATCTTgcatgttttctctttttgtttatCACACCAAAGATCTGGTGGATGTCTGGCAAACACAAAGAGTCTTTCTTTTACCTAGAGACAAGCAAATACAGGaacttcctttttcctcctctcagtACTAAGCACTTGAAGCAAAAACCCGGTATTCAATCCCCACTTTTTACAGATGAACTATCAAGGTCAAAACACTTTTCAGCTACCAGATGACAAACTGCTCACCCTCCCTACTATGCAACTAAAGTACACATACTTTTGCAATGATGGCAAAGTTTCAAATAGTTAAAAGAAGTGTCAGTAATGGTGACTGGCTACTTGGCAAGATGAGGCATTAATGTCAAAGAAattactctttaaaaaaaaaaaaaaaccccacaacacacCTACgctgaaaatatatttaattgcAGTAAGACACTCCAGGATGTGTCATGCTGGGATAATGCCACTTCTTGAACCACTGAAAGCACTCCATGAGCCTCAAAACTCACCCAACGCATGGAATCATTATCATAGCATGACACACACCTGCCGTGTCTTATTGCTTAATTACAACCCACCATAGATGGAGATGTATTGCATTGTAAATGCAAGTCTAGAAATCAATGAGGCTGCATTTATTCAGCCTGCTCACCTACAGAGGCTATTCCCACCAGTAACCTGAACTATCCATAAGTGAGAGTACCCATGAAGCACAGTGGAATCCCAAGTGTGTAATAATTTTGCATTCTTGTTAGTTGGACATTGCAATCTAAGATCAAAACTACTGAAACATTACAGTTTAGGTAATATAACTTGCATTCAGTTGTTGATCACTTCTGTCAAGTTGAATATGTCCAAGGAAATATTTACCTGCAAACATAAAATATGCTGCTGAAGTGCACTAAAGAGCAATGTTGGCTGAAGTGCTGATGTGCTTTGAAGCTTGCTCCAATCGATTACGACTTTCACGATATCACCTCCAAGGTTAAACTTCAAGaaggcaaaacaaacacaacaaaattaTGTTCTTATGTTGTATTACCATCACAAAAGTATACAAGACTTCTACAGGACAACAATTATGCTCAGTGTCATACAGAACCCGTTTTTAGATGAGGAGGTTTGACATCAATTGTAATTCAAGCAGCTGCCAATTTTCAAAGCAAGCTAGCATTTGTATATTCAAAATCAAAAATTCTTTACTGCCTACATCAGACTTCTGTTGCATTAATTTGGTCTTTAACGTTCAGTCAATTCTGAATTCAATTAACCATTGTATGAAAACACACTGTTCATGTTAATCGCTCAAATCTTTTCTTTCAGCAGATGACAGAACCATCACTAGGAAGAAACACCCACCCAGGATGGCAGTCTCCTACAAGTTCATGTATTTTATTCTGAGATCTGCAAAGGTATCTGTGCCTACATGACCAAGGTCTTGATATCACACCATGCCACATTCTTGAAATTTTTACTCGCTGCTAATCCAAAGGAGGCTTTGTATTAAAAAGAagtgtttggggaaaaaaaaaattcttcttcaaAAAAACTCTTGAGGTTAAACAAACTCTAGACTACACAGCACCACTATCAAACCCCATTTCCAAATCACACTATTTCCCCTTGTATGCATTCAGATCAAAGTAACAATTGCCATTCTCTTTGCCAAGGAATTGCAGTATTTAACTTCCAaagcaataaagaaaaatacacaTAGCAAATCTTGGTTTATTGAAAGGAACTATGTATCCTCTATAAGCTAAAAACAAACTTCCATTTCCTAATACAAAGCCCACTGTTAAAAATACCTACTGAACTACACACTTTCATATCCAACTTTGCCATTTTTGATACACTAAAGCTCTTCTCAAGATCTTGAATAAGCACTTCAATTTCCCAAAGCCAAGTAGGCTGCTGTTCGCCAACCAAATAAGCCTTAAGTGATCCCCCAAATTCTAAGTACAGATAAAACTCTTGTTTAAAATCAAGAGGACCTACAAGTAATTTGTTAGAGACACAGAATTCCTAAGTCATATGCACACTTGTACTTCTACATCTCACTCCTTTCACTATTtatttgaaaaaggaaaagagacctTAGGGAGATGACAAAAGTAACCTTTAACATATGGTCTACAGATACCTAATGGCATCAAATGTTATGGACAAGAACACAGAATGCATATGCACTTGTTTCCTGAAGCCACCACAGAGTGCATGGAGAAACAATGACAGCTGAACACAAGAATGCCTCCATCACTCTGAAGGCAAAGCAATGGATATTAAGTTGTTCAAAGTTAGCTTCAAACACTGGCATTATCACAATTTTGTACACAAAGAACTATAAGCCTGAGCCTTCCTTCTTTAGTCAAAGAACAGCCTTGTTAAATCCAGTATTGGATTCCAAATTACATAGCAAAAGAGACAGTCTGACAAGATACATGATGCATTTTAGACTATACACAAATGGTTATTCCTGTTTAGTACACAACCTGCATAAGATGTAATGTTTTAGGAAATACTAGTCTGggacaccttaaaaaaaaaaatctagaacaTTTTTTAAATCCACTAAGAATAAAACTTTACTTTATGGGGTCATCAGAAGCCCCTACCTCTTCCCAAAGCTTCTAGAGTAACATCTGCTATATGCTACGTTACAGTCCACTGATGGGGTAAAAAGGGTGTAGATGCAAGTCATCATACTGAAACAAAGTATGAGTCCTACTGCAACTTCCTAAGAAGTCTCTTCTTTCAAAAAGAATCAGCTGATGTGTGCCTCCTATCATAGCATGTGGGCCCAGGTAGGTGAATGTAAAGAACCATTAAAGCTTctgatttaaaataatttagagGCCAGTGATATTTCAAACTCATAGACCCTGTTTTAGAATTTAAGTAAAGAATAAACCCCTCCTGCACCCAAACGTATTTCTAGTAAAATAGAATTTTCTCAGTGTTTCACATCCTTCCACCTGCTCTGTAGCATTTTACAGGATCATAAGTCATTGCAGCCCTTTGAAATTGTTTTATGAATGACAATGACCCTCACTTGGGGCTTAAAAGAACTTTTCACCATCATCCACATTGGATTTAAGAGTTATGAGCTCCAGATGTCTTTCTAGTCATTGTGCTGCAAGTGATTGCTCTAGTAAAAATATTCCTGTGCCAGAAATATTCCTGTTTAAGGTCCAACCTGCTAGCATAAATCCAACTTAAACTACTACGACAGATCACAGACTGGGACAGCTAATGACCCAGCACATGTTCACTCATCTCTGTAAAAGGGAAACGGGTAATCAGTAGTTTCAGTCAAAAATGCAAGATGAATTGCTAAAGTCAGTATGCTGATAAAACATCAGTTACATCTACAGGAACTCAACTGCTGGCAGACAAGATTGTAACTCAACTGGAAACAATCATGACTGAGCAATTAAAAGGGCCTTCTCTGCTAAGATGGAGCAACCATCAGTGCAGCACACAGTAAAATGGGTTTGTTGTCATGGAAAGAATACACACCAAACACCAAAGGAGACAATTTTACTCTGGGCCGTAACTACTGTAACTCTGCTGAAGGGATGTAGCAACTCTGAACTGGTCTCCCGCAACTGTACTGTGCACACTCAAATATTGTTAAAATCAATTCCCTATGTCTAGCACATCACTGAAGAGAGCTTAAAACTTTGGAGAACCAGTAAGCTGctgaagaagagggagaaactAGTGTTTAATGCAGTTTTGAAAACAATTAATATCAAGCCTGTGACGAGTATGCTAGCTTAGGAAACTTTTCGTTCTTGTGTTTTTCATATAAACAAGTGTTCAAGTTTTCACTCAGGGTTAACATTGTAAGAACAGTATGAATGACAGTACTGCATCCAAATAAACTGACAGTCACCAGTTCTTCATTGATTACATTTAGAATTTTCACCACAGCGGTTACGGGTTATTTTGTCCTCAATACATACATAGTTTTCCTGTCTCAGTAATTCCATGAACCAGCTGTGTGTGATCTTCCAAGTTGTTTAGCACTGCACTCCTGTTCAACAGCTAAGTGACAGAAAACTGAGACTCTTACTAGTCAGCTGGTTAATTTTCAGGTCTTAATTTTGGTGACTTTCGTTTGAAAACGGAGGCAATTACTTGCAGACTTAGAGGTGAGAAGCAAATATAATACACAATTCTACTTAGGTGAGAGGTGAAATGCTCTACTAAGTAAGTTCAGATCAGTTGGCACCCAAGTCCATTTCTAAGTAATTTTGTAACAAATAAAGTTTGTATATGTTGTATACGTATGTTACGTTGTGTCAACATCTGGCTTCAAACCTTCCAATTGCTGTCTAATTTCTGAAGCAAGGTTCTAGGCTTCTACTGCCTAGAACCACATATACGCTTCCGCGGTGGAAAAGGAATTATCTGTAAATTATTTATGGTAATAATCAAGTTATTAATAAAACTTTCTCCTTGATAAGAGCCTCCCAGCATTACCATAACATCTGCTAAATAATTCATTGCCATTGCTAAACCTAAAGTAGGTGTTTCAACTTAAGTACCACCGAGtaaagctgctttaaaaattCTGACCCACTGAGACAGACTGGCGTTTCAAAGTATGTTATTACCAAGCCAAGGCTAACTTCAAGCTcctaattatttattttgatttaatGCACAGTAAGCTTTTAGTAGCTTTTCAAATCAGAATCATTAATTGTTAAGACACCGCAATTAGGCAGACTGCGGTTTCCCATGGGAGAGATCATCCATTAAACTACAAAATGGGATGCGATGTCCTGTCACTAAGAGGCAAAGGCTACGACTACGAGGTGCAGCGGCAGCGACGCACCCTGGGGCTGCCACCGCCAAGAGGGTTGCAGCCGGCACCGTCATCCCGCAGCCCCGACAGGAGTTTCACCTCTTCCGCAGGCGGGCATAAACAACCTCCAGAAGCAGGCGGCTCCCTTCTTTGTGGCAAGCTTCTTTCCTCTGGGGCGTCCTGCTGCCCAAAAGGGCCCCACAGGCCACGGAGAAACAGGAGCACGCCCCGCTCGGAACCCCCAAGGCGGAGCGACGAGAGTCGAACGCGGTGCGGGGCCCGCGGCGCCCGGGCCAGCCCTGCCCCGCCCCAGGCTTCCTTCTCCGCCCACCTCCTACTCACCTGCCCCGCCAGCCCGGCTAGGCAGCGTAGGGCGCTGCTCGCCACCTCGGAGGCCGCAGGGTTGGCGCCGATCACGGCAGCGTGGCCACCGGGCTGGAGCGGGCTCGGCGCTGCCGCCATGACACCGGGCCGGGCCGCGGCCACAGCAACGTACCCGACGTCGCTCCCCGATGACGAACCCCTCGGGTGGCCGTCGCGCTGGTCCCGCCCCTATGAGCTGATGGACAGGAGCGGCAGCCAATCGCCGACTGCACTCGGAGGCTGTCTCGGGAGGCGGGGAGCGGCTCTTCGTGTGGTGCTGGTCGGTATTGCCGGCAGGGGGTCATAGCTCCCGGTGGTGCTACGGACCAGGGGATTCATCCAAGGCGCCTGAGCCTGGTTGGCCTGTTTGGCTTGGCTGCCTGTTCGACTAGGTACGGCTCTGCTCCTGCGTCTAGGAGCAGCTTGGGCGGCAGGCCTCGGGCTGGTATCAGCCTCATGCCTGCCGTCCTCTGGCTCCCAGGTTTCCCATGCTGTGGTGTGTGGTGGatcctctcctccagcacctctctctccagctggcAAGCAGCCCCGTTACCCAAGCCTGAGAAAGCATCTTAGTTTTGCTGTTTCCTCAGACCTCTCTGAGACCTTGAAGCTCTTCTCAGCTCAGGTCCGTGGCAGCCGTCATGTAAAAGATCACCTTGGTGGTCATAGAGTCACAGTATGTTGGTCCAGGGCTGCAGGCTCACATCTGTGTGCTCCTTCAGCACCTCTGGTACCACCAGGCTTTGAACCCTAGACTGCAGCACCTCTTGTGTGACGTCCTCTCCCTGCCAGGTCACCCTGCTCCGTTACCCTTTTTCATTGCCTCCTTGCCCTTTCCCATCCATCAGCAGGCCAcagggagcagtcagcatgggcACATGGCAGGCAAGCTTACAGCAGTGCCTCCACTGAGGTCATAGAGGGAAACAGTGCAAGTTTAGTTAAGTATATCAAATGACAATGCTTGTTTCGGCTGTGCTTTTCTAATTATACCTTCACTTTTCTTACATTCATATGTACTCTTCTTCTTCACTCTTCTGGTTACAGCAAGGCTGTTATCAGGCTTGCAAGACTGTATTTCCTCTAGAACGGTCTGCTTGGTTCCTTTCCCAGGGCAGTATGAATCTTGACAAAGATTTTCTATCTAATGTTCCATTTGATATCCTAATTTTGATCCTTTAACCTTCATATGTCTTCCTGTTTCTCTATTCCCCTGATCCCCAATATCTTTAATTCCATTGGGAAATGATGAGTGGTATTGTATATCCAAATATTAAAGCAttgttaaataaaaatgttagaAAGGCAGATTCATTTATTTGACTGATATTTGGGGGAACATTTAAAAGGCATTCCTCTCTAAAGtattcaaataaaaattaaccTTAATTTAGTGAAAATAAATCCCATTAAACTGAAGGCACAATATTCTCTGTCTCCAATCAGTAACCAACATTAATATTTGAGAAGACTCGAGCAGAGAAAGTCCTGCTCAGTTCCAGAGAAAATTAGTTCCAAAGAGAATTTCAGTGATAATGGTTAGAAATGTATGTCATGGAGAGCAGTGTTTTGCAAGAATATCTTATCTACAGTAAGCTAGATGGCATTTGGCTTGATTCAGATGGTGAGAACCAATCTTTGGATTCAGAAATGCTTACTGCAGAATCTTGTCCTGATTCCAAAGCTCTGAAATATAAGGAAATTTACTTAATTCCTGCAAACATACTGTTCTTCTCAAATAATAATGTCTGGAACACATACACAGAAACGTGGTAGTCAGTTAAGACAATTTGTGGAATTTTATCTCACAGTTCTGTCCAACAATACTAATTCCAGCTCATGGTCAAGGACTGGCTCCTTCAGcttgcctttcctcttgcaGTATTCTCTCTGGACAGGCAGATGAAGCAActctgcaaagcaaaataaTCTCATCTGGATCAAATCATGAAGCTTtcaagaataaagaaaaacacagtCTGCTTTCCCCTGCCCCCACCAGCACTATAACACTGAATAAACAGGTAAGGAATTTGCTGGCCAGCACAGATACAATGCCCTGTCATTGACTGTTGCTTCTCAGTGTCAGTTGAGGCAGTTTGTCCTGGCTGACTCTCCAATGATCTGCAAATATAGATCAAGTCCAGACATTTGAACCAGGTTTTAATTTCAGTTGATGAGTGCTCAGCTATCTGAAAAATTCCACTTCTGAATAATGCAGGTGTGTGCCTTCTTTAGCAGTAGCTAGATATAGGTTTATTATTTAGAGACCTGAGATCTTTGCTTTTGAGCATATTATCTTTATCTCAGCCAAGAGGCTCTTTTGGAATACACAGCagttcaaatgaaaaataaagacatCAGCACATAAATATGAGAAAGGTACTGGAGGTTACACTTGGAGGTTGCACATGGAAATATAACAGAGAATGAATGAATGTGGTGGATAGCAAGAGGACTGCCTACTGGAGGTGATGTACTGATTTTAATTCAGTGATCATTACGAGTAGGCAAAAGACCATAAAGTAGTCTGCAGAGTTGTTGGTGTCCAACTattatttacaaagcagaaactGGATCTTGGCCTTCTTCCTGCTGATCCAAATATTTTGTTAGAGAAACAGTAATGATTCCTATGGGATGTTCCTGTGGGCACAGGTTTTCTTCCCACTTTCACTATCTCAGAAGGCTTTGATTCATGTTGCAGCTGCtatctgaataatttttgtTATAATCTGAAATTTCACAGATTAAATTATGTAATGCACTGTGCAAACATGAACAGAACAGAGAGAATGCAAAGTGATTTAAGAGATTAGAAAAATGACAGCATGTAAAAAAATGAGAATAGGGGGCGAAATGTGCAAATACAGCTAAGGCAAAGTATGTTTAACATTCATATCTAATGGAAGAGTCAGACCAGAGCAGAATGCTTCCAAAATATGTTCACTGCATGTATTGTGCAGTGAAAATGAATACACTTGCAATCACctctggcagcaaagctggCCACAGTAAATCCAGGCCTCCCataaagacagagaaaattACATGGCATGCTTACTAAAGCTGGTGAGACAATAAAATATTGGAAGCTCTCATTGCTGGAAAGACACTGGTAGTTTAGAGGGAATTTGTAGGAAACTGGCAAGAAGTGGGTTGCTGTAATAGATTGCTGTAAAGATACTAGTTTTAGAAAGAGAGAAGATTTAAATATGTATAACTTGGCAGTAATGTCCACTTTCAGATATTTTAATAATGTGATTGCCAAGGGAGGGaataatcacagagtcatagaatggttgatgttggaagggacctcaggaggtcaTATTGTCCAACCCttccctgctctgacagggacaCTTACAGCCACctgcccaggaccatgtccagacagattttt comes from the Indicator indicator isolate 239-I01 chromosome 4, UM_Iind_1.1, whole genome shotgun sequence genome and includes:
- the MBIP gene encoding LOW QUALITY PROTEIN: MAP3K12-binding inhibitory protein 1 (The sequence of the model RefSeq protein was modified relative to this genomic sequence to represent the inferred CDS: inserted 2 bases in 1 codon); protein product: MVIQHKNIXFCCVCFAFLKFNLGGDIVKVVIDWSKLQSTSALQPTLLFSALQQHILCLQPLLEKLQSLIKEENIGHIEPAGKTESQTCETSLDVYDGKCQTEEKYAAYDLGDTKEAYIHFDPEVVQIKAGKAEIDRRISAFIERKQAEINENNVREFCNVIDCNQENSCARTDAIFTPYPGFKSHIKVSRVVNTYGPQTRSEGAHGSSHKANVPIHDCGNQAVEERLQNIEAHLRLQKGGPVPRDIYQRIKKLEDKILELEGLSPEYFQSVSCSGKRRKVQPPHQNYSLAELDEKIDAIKQALLRKTKESKSKEAERLLR